The Trueperaceae bacterium genome window below encodes:
- the mgtE gene encoding magnesium transporter: MVETGFREEEVSRLRELIGERRFFEIRRRLEALDPPSLADLLLALGHENQAVVFRLLPKSVATLAFEHLPFDAQEALLKALGDHDVASILDDMSPDDRTALLEELPGKVTKRLLNLLSPEERLVATQLLGYPEESIGRLMTPDWVAVKPQWKVREALEHVRHFGRDSETLNVVYVVAKGGKLIDDLRMRELLLTDPEVLIEDLMDRQFVALNASDDQEEAVAVFRRFDRTALPVVDSEGILVGIVTVDDVLDVAEAEATEDFHKLGGSEALDEPYLTIRLGKLIRKRSLWLILLFFGQMLTANAMGYFQAEISQALVLTFFLPLIISSGGNSGSQAATLTIRALAVGEVRLEDWWRVMRRELASGLALGGIMGALGFLRVAVGDWLGEEYGGAWHYMGITIFLSLLGVVIWGTLVGGLLPLFLKRVGVDPATSSTPFVATLVDVTGIVIYFTIAASVLRGVLL; this comes from the coding sequence ATGGTCGAAACCGGCTTTCGCGAGGAGGAGGTGAGCCGCCTCCGGGAACTCATTGGAGAGCGGCGCTTCTTCGAGATCCGGCGGCGCCTGGAGGCGCTCGACCCACCGAGCCTCGCCGATCTGCTCCTGGCACTGGGCCACGAGAATCAGGCGGTGGTGTTCAGGCTCCTGCCCAAGAGTGTCGCCACTCTCGCCTTCGAGCACCTGCCGTTCGACGCGCAGGAGGCTCTGCTCAAGGCATTGGGCGACCACGACGTGGCCTCGATCCTCGACGACATGTCGCCGGACGACCGCACCGCTCTGCTCGAGGAGTTGCCGGGCAAGGTGACGAAGCGGCTGCTCAACCTGCTCTCACCCGAAGAAAGGCTGGTGGCGACGCAGCTGCTGGGCTATCCGGAGGAGAGCATCGGGCGGCTCATGACGCCCGACTGGGTGGCGGTCAAGCCGCAATGGAAGGTTCGCGAGGCGCTGGAACACGTGCGCCACTTCGGTCGCGACAGCGAGACGCTGAACGTCGTCTACGTGGTGGCCAAGGGCGGCAAGCTCATCGACGACCTGCGCATGCGCGAACTCCTGTTGACCGACCCCGAAGTCCTGATCGAGGACCTGATGGACCGGCAGTTCGTAGCGCTCAACGCCAGCGACGACCAGGAGGAGGCGGTGGCCGTCTTCCGCCGCTTCGACCGAACCGCTCTGCCCGTGGTCGACAGCGAAGGGATCCTGGTCGGGATAGTGACCGTGGACGATGTCCTGGACGTCGCCGAGGCCGAGGCCACCGAGGACTTCCACAAATTGGGCGGCTCCGAAGCGCTCGACGAGCCCTATCTCACCATCCGGCTGGGCAAGCTCATCCGCAAACGGTCGCTGTGGCTGATCCTCCTCTTCTTCGGGCAGATGCTCACCGCCAACGCGATGGGCTACTTCCAGGCCGAGATCTCCCAAGCGCTGGTCCTGACCTTCTTCCTGCCTCTCATCATCTCGAGCGGCGGGAACAGCGGCTCGCAGGCGGCTACTCTCACCATCCGCGCGTTGGCCGTGGGCGAGGTGCGACTCGAGGACTGGTGGCGAGTGATGCGGCGCGAGCTCGCCTCGGGCCTGGCGCTGGGCGGGATCATGGGCGCCCTGGGTTTCCTCAGGGTGGCCGTGGGCGACTGGCTCGGTGAGGAGTACGGCGGTGCCTGGCACTACATGGGCATAACGATCTTCCTGTCGCTCCTGGGCGTCGTCATCTGGGGAACTCTAGTGGGCGGCCTGCTCCCGCTCTTCCTCAAGCGCGTAGGGGTAGACCCTGCTACCTCCTCGACGCCGTTCGTGGCCACGCTCGTCGACGTCACCGGCATCGTCATCTATTTCACGATCGCCGCTTCGGTGTTGCGCGGCGTTCTGCTGTAG